From the genome of Mastacembelus armatus chromosome 12, fMasArm1.2, whole genome shotgun sequence:
CTCTTTCTGCTTCTCCACTGttctcctccccctccagctTTCCCAAGAGTGTCTGAGCTCTTTGGCCTGCACACAGATTGTTCTTGTTAGGTAGGAGTTGATAGTGTGCTGTGGGGGCAGGGACCTCTCCTGCACTCTCCTACATGCCTAAACTGAATGTAAAAGcccaaaacaagaaaaataaatacttcatGGCTACAAAGACTAACCCTAAAACACAATCATCAGCTACTTATCCTCTGAAGTTCTGCTTCTTTACATAGAGAATCTCTGTTTGGCATCTTGACCTTCCCTTTAACCCCTCAGCTTTTGCCACTGATGACTAACAGCACACAGGTTAAAAAAAGAGTCAGAGAGCAGTGTGGGCAAGTGACCAGCTAATGCAGGAAGAGGTTAACGTTTCCTGTATGGacacaacagcagtaacaggCAGGAGAAGGGGGCAGGGACAAGTCACACGCTGGAGACTCGTAGAAacaatgtgtgcgtgtgtgttttttttctttctacagtCAAGCAACTAAActcacacagtgtgtgtgaccacTTTAGGGAGTGAGTGTGACTGCATATGACTGAGTGCACcagtgactgtgtctgtgtgaatgcaTTTTTGGCAGGTCTATTGTGTTTGTGATCAGGCAAGACAAGTCTAGCTTTATATGGTCATCAGCAGCATGAGGTGACGTCCGGCATCGTCCAGGTTTACATTTGTCTCAGCTCTGTTGATAGTCACCGGTGTCTATTTCAGCTGCTaaacctgaaaagaaaaaaggaagaagaaaaaaaaaatggctccATGGCCTAAATAAGCATGCAggcttctgttttcttttgaagtGAATTTGAAATCAATTCTTGGGTAGAGTAAAAGCCTTTTATAAAGCCTGTCAAAAATACAGGAAGTGACTGAGCACACAGAGCACTCAGTTTTATTGTGACTGTTCACCATTTAGAGAGAGAAGGACATggaccaaaagaaaaaaaaacaaacttttggTAAACTTTTTCATGCATGTTAAGtctaataattattttctagTAACTTCCTGAGAAGACCCATTCAAGGATAATCCAGCACAACTAACTAACTTAACTCAAAGTCTCTGAATATTACCTTTGTGGCATGACTTGTTCTAGGAGCCAATAAATAGACCTGTAAATAAAAGGTGtcaccagtgttaaataaaacatttattcaataaATTATCCCAATACAGAAACTTCATCTCTACACAAACATCCACAAAAGCAGAGTTAACGTTTATCATCAAGCAAAAATACTCCATTCATATGAATATCTACCAGAATAGCGCCTGAAAGCTGAGCAGTGCCTGAACAGTAATCCCTTGACAAAACAAACCTTCCTGTCTCCCGTTGCTAAGTGAAAGACCATCAGAGCTCAACTcaggatgttaaaaaaaaaaaaatctttgatcGTGTTCCTCGACCTGATTGAAGTCCTCAGTGGAGAGTAAGTGTAAAATTATTCAAAGTATCTTTATTATGGTACATGAACATGAAACTTtttgtctgcatgtctgtggtTTGTGTCTCTTCCTGCACAGGAATTGAATGTGCACTGAAACTAAACCACCAACGTCAAAGAGGAAGCTTTAGTTTATTCAAACAGCAACCGTTTCCACACCACTGACATCAGGCAGATCAGTCCAGTCTGATGTCTAATAACATCATGACGATATTAATAATAAACCCATCTAAACAACACGCTCGCCTTCTGGAAGGAAGCTGCTGAGCGTGATGTTATCTCCTCCCTCGTCATCGCTGTCTGCACCAATGGGGAACACCAAGACTCCGTTACTGATTGGATTGCGTTGCCTTGTGTAGGTGTGAGTCCTCTCAGGTAGCAGGGCTGAGATGCACATCATCTCAGTCTCTTTTTGAGCTTTCTTTCCCCTGTTGACCTTCCTTGCTGACAGCTTGGCGCAGAGGACAATGGTAGAAACCATAAAGATGGTGGCTACAACAGCCAGGGAGGCGAGGGCAATGAGGCAGGGCTTCACCACACCCCGGGTGGAGCAGGGTTGGGCCTCAGTGCTGGCTGGGCTCTTTATCACTTCACAGGGTGCTGCAGTAGTTGCTCTAGTTGACTCGGTTGTTGAAATTGACATCCTCTTGGGAACACGAGGAATCAGTACTGCTGCCTCACTGGTGGAGACAGAAGAATCAGTTGAGGGAGATTCAGTGCTGGAGCTGGACCCTGTTGTGTCAGGAAACTGTGATGTGGAGATGTGGTCGTTTGTGTTAGAATGGGACTGAAACGTAGATGAATGCTCAGTGCTGTTGGTGGTCACTTTGACAGATACTGGAAAAGAAGTTGAATCAACCACAGGTGAGGCAGGGTTTGTTGCGACTGAGGTCATAGCATTAACTGAGGGACTACTGAGGTTCTGGGTATAATGTGGAGCCTGTGTCAGAATTTCAGAAGATGTGGTGGAAGATAACTCTGATGTATGCTTAGTGATGGATATGGGCTGTGGCATAGAAACAGACGCTGTTCCAGAAGATGCTGCAGAAGCTGTTTCAAAACTTGTTGCAGGAGCTGTTACGCCAGCAGGGGTGATGGGTGACTGCTGATCCTCTGCAGCTTTTGATGTTTCTGACAGCACTGTATTGTGGGAAGGCTGTGCTTCAGCCGAAGCAGTGGAGATAGGAAGCATCTGTAGGTTCGAGCTCCTGGTAATTGCTGCTAAACTGCTCACCGCAACGGAACTGGCCGTGCTCCTGTATGAGCTGTCACTTCTGCTGCTCTCAACCAGGGTCTGTTGTGTTTCCACTGTGGGTAACATGGTGGTCTGCACTGTGGATGCACCAACACTAACTTTTGCAGCTTTCTGAGGTGGATTCCAGGTTGCAGCCTGCATCTCTGTCTCATTATGATGAAAGGTTGCCTTGCTTGGTTCATCAGCGGACTGACTGTTGTGGGTTTCTGAGATAGAAGCACCTCTGGCCTccatagaaaacaaaacagacattcCCCACAATAGAGCCACGGACATCTTCATGCTGAGGAGCATGATTATTGAATAAAAGATCTGAAATGATAGAAAAAAATAGATTCATGTGTACAGCTTCCACTGAATTTAATAAGATAAACTATTAAACAGCTGTAAATATAATAAGAACAGTAAAAAGAAGGCACAGGGAAGAATTGTCATGTGTCTGTTAGTGACGTCTTGTGATGAGTCATGCGTCTTTCCCCACACTGCTGCATTCGTAGAGTAAACGTCTTTAAAAGCAGCCTATACCCTAAGAAACtgcattcagtgtttgtttttttattatttttttactaatCTAAAATGTTCTTTATCTTTCAAAATGTtgtcaaaatgccaaaaagacaacaccctggacaggccatTTACAAGaacattatttttcaaaaagtaACTTTATCCAGTACCATTACTAAAGAAAAGAGCTACACAAACAAGAGACATTCAATTAGAGCAAagattttaaatgtgtctgcagAGACACCGGTCTTACCTTGCTGCTGTAGAAGCACAGGGATAAATGTGAAGagaaaaactgataaaaaaattGAGTTCAGCTCATTTCAGCCTGTGTGGAAGAACGTCCTCGGAGCACTGACATGCTGACAGTAGTGCTGCTttaaagaagaaacaggaaatgttCACATTTAAGAACAAACACCCGCCCTTAGAAACCCAGTTTTCATTTAcatcaaaaaagaaattaaatttatcAGAAGACTTTTGTTTCtttaagacaaaataaagttCAAAGCAGCTCAGCTACCATAATCCTGTTAAGACCTCGTATCTGTTCCTTTGCAGATAAAGTTCTTACCTTACTGATGGAGATGTTCAGTAGGGCTCAGGTGCTACTGTGTGGAGCATGTTTCTAGGTGTTCTGATTGCCGCTTTatataaaacagcaggaagTTCTCAGTTCTTTAAAATGCTCAGATGACTTGGCGCATGTCAACTTCTGATCACACTTCTGTCTAAGATTTAAAGCTATAGGCCGTGCATGTGAGAAGCTTAAGGACTCTGAT
Proteins encoded in this window:
- the selplg gene encoding P-selectin glycoprotein ligand 1, whose product is MLLSMKMSVALLWGMSVLFSMEARGASISETHNSQSADEPSKATFHHNETEMQAATWNPPQKAAKVSVGASTVQTTMLPTVETQQTLVESSRSDSSYRSTASSVAVSSLAAITRSSNLQMLPISTASAEAQPSHNTVLSETSKAAEDQQSPITPAGVTAPATSFETASAASSGTASVSMPQPISITKHTSELSSTTSSEILTQAPHYTQNLSSPSVNAMTSVATNPASPVVDSTSFPVSVKVTTNSTEHSSTFQSHSNTNDHISTSQFPDTTGSSSSTESPSTDSSVSTSEAAVLIPRVPKRMSISTTESTRATTAAPCEVIKSPASTEAQPCSTRGVVKPCLIALASLAVVATIFMVSTIVLCAKLSARKVNRGKKAQKETEMMCISALLPERTHTYTRQRNPISNGVLVFPIGADSDDEGGDNITLSSFLPEGERVV